The sequence TTCACCCCTTGACCTTTATGAAGCTTTGAACCTGCTCAATGATTAGTTATTATAAATCTCTCTATACTCCATTAATATATGATTGAAGTTGTGAATGAGTAAAATTCTTTAGCTCAatactttttctttattattatttccttacattttaaaaaaaaattattttcactatTCACCCCTCCCtctttattatttcatttgggTCAATTTCTTAACTTCTAAAATTCTGACCGATTCATCCTATTTTCATTACTTTGTAATGATTTATTATTACTTCCATTAGTCTCTTTTTTCAGCTAAGTGAAGCTTCAACTTATATCAACAATGACGCTTTTAGATTTGTGCAAAACCAGTGTgcttaattttttagatttatagTTAATTTTCTTGTTTAACTTCCTAATACATATCCAGGAATAGAATAAGTAATGTTTGAAGTTagatgattaattattttttaaggttCTGACACTTTGTTAATTCTTTATTAATCAAATCatagttgaatttttttaaagatttgttaTTTCGATTTGAAATTTTCTCTTCTATTATAAACTACTTTtcgacacgtgcgttgcacgtgattaccaattcagaaaatatatgttatagtaaatagtattgcttatttaagtgaagatttgaataatatgctttgtacaaaataatattgcagattcttttgtgaatgttcaatgtggatcgtcatataaATCTCTTATTCACGCGAATCTAttagatggtcaatgaaaaattttattagttaaatgcaataatgcatatatttttttcaatttgatgaggttcaatcaaataattagtcgtatctcagtatattaccttatagacgatatttattgtgtatttttcttatcatctaaccagatgtgctttgcatgtgtattccacgttaaactgtttagatgtcatataaGCATGTGAAGacaacaactacattttattttttagaactaatctttgtataataatttttattttataagttataaaataataaatgatgttTTTGTTGTTGGCTCTCATATTTTACTTCTCGATTGACTGtatacataaatcaaagatagttatTTGACTGTCCATAATTAACTAAgaaatgtttcctttttttacgagaaaaactaaaaattaaaattaaataatatattatatctgtgaaattatatatataatcagtTGTTTATCTTACAACCAACAAAGATGTAGTTCATTTACTTGTAaacgattttcaatttattcaatcaaGCATGATTCAtccaaggaaaaataaaaacatcgTCTTATCACATATATAGAAGCGGTGtaataatatgaaaaactattggtcaaaagttaataCAATAAAGtatgaaagatagaaataattaatgtaataactatgagaattcataatattataactaaagaatgttaaagagtgtgaataacgtttgcaataattagtaataattaagagaatttataatgttataactaaaggattaatgtgcaatagatgtttttctaatacattttatacttacataaataaatatgacttttaattaattttactatttttcatatagttattagattttaatttagtgtagggacaacatgaaaatgtttattccatattactgaatagaaaatttattttgtaattgataaatttttaaatgattcatatatattcacatattttcactcttgagaagtttaataattttggaaaaagatgttTAGAAGCATATGTTTACATCACAAgaaaaattgttaacaaaaacaaatgaatttagactacatcatattaacttcatatattggaacattaattacatactaatgtatatattaagcaaaaaataattattatatcatcaaaattattttcctcaagtactcgaggttatggaatgtaccctcttaggatagaacgatttacttcatcagaatagtggtacctcatattccgctaaacttcgaactcactcaacgacaataaatcacacgcaattttttaaaatgcatGAAGAAGAGTaggagattaaaaaaattgtggttgtaaaatgagaggaagcccctctatttatagtcaacaaagggtagtatgaacaagtgttttttgtgtcttatctgaaaagtcatgacctttccgagaagtcacaaccctttggaaaagtcacaacatattgaaaaagtcacaactttttagaaaagtcacaactcaccGAAACATCAcgaccctttgaaaaaagtcacaacttatcggaaaagtcacaagtCATCTAAAAAGTGACCTTTctgagaagtcacaaccctttggaaaagtcacaacttattgaaaaagtcacaactctttggaaaaatcacaactcattgaaaaatcacaaccctttgaaaaaaatcacaacttatcagaaaagtcacaactcattggaaAAGTCATATACTAAGTTAgagatattatagtaatttaacattcaagtttggAGTTcttgcttttaaggtaatatagaatatagatagatagatatagattatATATCTAACAATATAAAGTCTACCATCAGTATAATTTAACATGTTGTAGTTAGCATGTTGTTTACCTTGATTTGCAGGTTATTAATTTCACTTATAATGAAGAGTCATCTATAGTTACTTTTAGACGAGTTGATAGTAAGAAAATTTCTTTAAAGGTCTAGCATACAATTtttcaagaaacaaaaaatataacaaacgGAGAAAAGTCTAAAATACCTTTGAACTATTGGAAACGGAGGTACACACCACTCTCttcagaccccacttgtgggattacactaggtatgttatGTTGTTACTCTGTTTCACTTACAAAACACTTTTGTTACGACGTATATTGAATACCTAAAGAATAAGGCGCAAACAAGTCGTTACAAACTACTAGTCTAGCAGGTCTTACTGTTGCAAAGTATCATATTTTTCCCATCGGTAGTCTTTGTGGAAATTGGCTTAGACTTTGGTGGAATATTGATGGAGTTCTAACAAGGCTTGTGGAAATTTATAGACAAGTTTGTAAAACAGACTAATCAATTACTTGGAATGATCTTCACCAAATTATTCAAAacatactaactaatgaagcaGGAAAAcacatatcaaacaaaattttaaataaaattccaCACGGTATTGGAAATTTGTCACAAAATTCTGCAGAAATATTTTCTACAGTGAGTGTTACATAACGGGGCCAATTAATTCACATCATCTTGCGTAACACACACTGCAGAGATATATAGTCGATGACCTCGATATGAACAACAACATCTAGAGAAAATGAGGACATagggagtattattttgttaagtCTTCTTCGTGCTCTAAAAAATTTTGTGGAACACTACAAAATGATGTGTAACACATTGTTAGAAGTGACTAGTACTCATTCATGGACCATAAGTGACTGAAAATTGACCCAACACTTGGGACAACTTTTATTGCAACCACAAATTATTACCCCATTTTATTTGTCTGGATGTGTTTCTTTTCTTTCGTTAATTTATACCTCATAGTCCCATGCATAGACAAGTCAACAACGCTACTTTATGAAATACTgtttagttaattgtttactttatttaatgTGGAGGTCGTTGTAATAATTAAGAATTGGAATAGTGTTTGGTTAATTATAGCGCATCCTTTCGTACGTGACAACTTATTTATATTGACAAAATAAACAGCATAGGCTGGAAAACATCAGGCTTCCTCCATTGATGGAGGTTTGAAGCTCACGAGAGAATATTCAGAGAGAGAGAAAGTGGAAAGATATTATTGAGaatcaaaactgaaaataaacaATACAGggtattgtgtatatatatacacattgttCAACTAACCAACTTGATCTGACACAATAACAAACTTAACCAACTGATTTTGTGAACTCAACTAATTCTATGAACTCTAAAGCTAAATGTGATGAATTAACCTAATTACAAACTAATTGGAACTGATTGTAATCTCATCaccccccctcaagttggaggtgAGCTAAACACAGACAACTTGCCCAAAAGTGTAGCATGCTTAACACCAGTTAAGGCTTTGGTGAAAACATCTGCCAATTGAGAGCCTGTAGGAATGTGTCGAAGTGTGATCAGGCCTTGTTGGAGCTTGGTTCTGACAAAGTGACAGTCGACCTCTATGTGCTTAGTTCTCTCATGAAAAACTGGGTTCTTAGCTATGTGGACTGCTGCCTGACTATCACAGAAAACAGGTATAGGCAAGGAACATTGCACTGTCATCTCATCAAGCAACCTTTCAAGCCATACCAATTCACCCACTACTTGTCTCACAGCTCTGTACTCAGCTTCTGCAGAAGATAAAGAGACTGTGGCTTGTTTCTTGGACTTCCAACTAATGGGACTATCACCCATGAGGACCAGGTAACCACTAACTGACTTCCTTGAATCAGGACAAGTAGCCCAATTGAAATCACAAAAAGCATTGACAGTGAGGTCAGGTTTAGTGGAAACAAAAACTCCTAAAGTAGGATCTTGTTTGAGATATCTTAGGACATGGTAAGCAGCCTTCAAATGAGGTTCTCTGGGTGACTGCATGAGCTGGCTGAGGTGCTGGACACTATATGCTATATCCATTCTTGTGTTGGAGAGAAAATTGAGCTTGCCGACCAACTTTTGATAGTGAGTAGGATCCAATAATAACGTACCTTCTGTGGCTTTTAGTTTTTCAACAGGATCAAGTGGTGAAGTAGTGGTCTTGCAGTCAAGTAAATCGAACTCCTTCAGGAGGTCAAGAGTAAACTTTCTTTGTGAAATGAGGACACTATCAGGTCTATATAGTATTTCCAATCCCAGAAAATAATGTAGTTTCCCCAAGTCCTTTATTCTAAAATGATCATGTAAGAAAGCCTTCAAAGAGGCAATTTCCTCAAAGTCAGTCCCAGTCAAGATGATATCGTCAACATATACAGCAACAAATACTAGTGAGCACCCTTTCTTCTTATAAAACAGTGAATAGTCACTGTTTGAATGAGTGTACCCCTTTGAGCAGAGGCTGCTAGCTAATTTGTCATACCACTGCCTGCTAGCTTGTTTCAACCTATACAATGACTTCTTAAATCTGCAAACCATGTCTTTACCATCTATTGCAAGTCCTTGTGGCAATGTCATGAAGACCTCCTCATTCAAGTCACCATGAAGGAAGGCATTATTAACATCTAACTGATACAAGTCCCAACCTTTCTTAACAGCTAAGGAAATAAGAGTCCTTACAGTAGTCATTTTCACTACAGGTGAAAAGGTCTCATTGTAGTCTATGCCAGCCTGCTGTGTGTACCCTTTCACTACCAATCTTGCCTTGAATCTCTCTATACTTCCTTCTGCcttgtatttaattttatacaccCATCTGCACCAAATGGCATGCTTGCCTTTAGGCAAAGGGACCAGTTCCCATGTGTCATTTGCATACAAAGCATCAAATTCTTGTGTCATTGCCATTTGCCATGCAGGGTTTAGGATTGCTTCTTCATAAGAGGAAGGTTCACTGTCATGTGAAATGGTATGAACTAGCTGCTGACTCTTGGGACATAGGGAGGTTAAACAGACATAGTCATGATTAGACATAAATGAGGTGAGGGAATGTAGTGGAGCAGAGGTATCAGCGTTAGAAGTGGAAGGATGCAGTTTAGGCAAGGTGTAGTTGTATTCTTTTAGGTAGGTAGGGGTGTGAATGGACCTGGTTGTCCTTCTAGGTTCTTGTGGAGCAGCACTATGTGAGAGTGTGGGAGCAATTTCAGGCTGTGTACATGGATTCAGTGTAGTTTCAGTATCATTATTATTAGTGGATACATGATCATGAGTAACTCTTAGTGATGCATGAGAATTCAACACTTCATCATGAACAAAAGTATTATTTGTACCAGGTACACTGGGCAATTTATCAGAATGATGGACAAGTGAATTTATGAcagaattaaaacttgaattgaCAGGAGCAgtaacaaaaggaaaaatagttTCATGAAAAAGAACATCCCTAGATACATGAATTCTTTTGGTAGCCAAGTCTAGGACCTTGTAACCTTTTGTATTGTAGGgatatccaacaaaaatgtgTGGTGTGGTTCTTGGTTCAAATTTATCCTTGTGGCTTTTCAAGGTGGTTGGAAAACAAAGGCATCCAAAGCTTCTAAGGTGGGAATAGGTTGGCCTTTTTTGATACAGTAACTCATATGGGGATTTGTTATGTAACAACTTTGTGGGCAGTCTATTGATGAGATATGTAGCAATGAGGACACATTCTCCCCAATATCTTACAGGTAATTTTGATTGGAACAGGAGTGCCCTTGCTGATTCAAGAAGATATTTATGTTTCCTTTCTACTACACCATTCTGTTGAGGTGTATAAGGGCAGGATTTTTGGTGTATGATGCCTTTTTCTTGGAAAAAACAAGTTGCTTCTGCATTTGTGAACTCCAAGCCATTATCAGATCTGATGGCTTTAAGTTTAGTTTGGAATTGAGTTTCTATGAGAGTTACAAAAGCTTTTACAGTTTGTAATGCATTGCTTTTACACCTAAGTAATTGTGTCCAAGTAGACCTGCTATGATCATCTACCATAGTGAGGAAGTAATGATAACCATTATGAGTGGGCACATGATATGGTCCCCATAGGTCAATGTGAAGTAGTTCAAATACCTTGGTGGTTGTGGTAGTGCTGTCAGGGAAGGGCATTCTGGTTTGTCTAGCCATAGGGCATATGGCACAAGTAAAAGGCTGtttgtttgaaaaatgtatTGGTATGGTAGAGATACCTCTCATCTTTACAAAAGGCACATGTCCTAGTCTAGTATGCCACAAGAATTCACTACCTTGAGCATGAGTATGAACAGAATTAACAGCAAAAGAAGGAAAACTATTAACAGACCTTGAAGGAAAACCAACAGTACAAACTTCTTTATTGGAAACATGAGAACATTTTACATTGGATGGTGCTGAAGTTTGACATTCAGTCCCAGTTAAGACTTGCTTATTTTGAACTGAAGAAGGAACATGCTGGTAATTGGAAAAACAATCAGTAGAACAACAAATGACATGAGATAAACCACCAGAAGTTGGTCCACAGCTGTGGCATTTTGGACAGAAAAAATACAGTCCATTCCTAGCTCTACCAAGTGCCAGAGGGCTCTTCAGAGAAGGGCCCTGCAATAGACAAGAAAAGCTGTCAAAACTGACTGTTCCTTTGAGCTGGAGTGCCAAACAATGAACTGAAATTAAGTTGAATTTGAAACTAGGTATGAATAAAACTTTGTACAGAGTTAAAGTTGAACTCAAACAAACATCACCAATTTCAGTTACTTTGACCTTGTATCCATTTGGTAAGGTGATCAAGGAGGGATAAGGTAGTGTCCTGAGGTTAGTGAGGGCATTTTTGGTGTAAGTCATATGATGTGATGCTCTTGAATCTATGATCCAAGAATTAACAGCTAATCTAGCACATTTACATGACAAATTACCTATCTCAGTAATTGAAGAATAACAAGCCAATATACCTGTTAGGTTCACTGCTCCACTAAGCATATCTCCTGAGCCATCAGTCCCATTTCCAGCCTGCAGAGATCCTAGGAGGTTGAGTAGCTGCTCATATTGACCTTTGGACAGATTCACTGGCATTTGCTTCATTGATTTATCAGGTACCTCATTTCGGTTCATGTCTTCTTCAGAATTGTACACATTTGTTGCAGACCCTGAGCTTCTTCCTTTGAAAGGTCTAGAATTGGATGGGTAACCATGAAGTTTGTAGCACCTATCCTTGGTATGTCCAGTACGTTTGCAAaagtcacaaaataaatttgatttgttACTAGTACTGGAGTTGCCTCTGAAAATAGTGTTGGTGTTGGGATTGGAGCTGCTAGCACCTCCTTTTGAGGAGGTGTAGCTGGTCCTAAAACCTTTGGATCCTGCAGCAACATTAGATGAAACAGAGGCATTCAATGAAGTGGATTCCAAAACAGTGTAATTGTGAGGCCTGACTTCCCTTTGTCTTTCCTCTTGTGATAATATGGCAAAAGCTTGTGCCATACTAGGCAATGTAGACATCATGAGAATGCTTCTTCTCACAACAGTGTACATTTCATTCAAGCCCATCAAAAAATGCACCAGTCTCCTATCCTGTTCAGCTTGGTGCATTTTGGCTTTACCaccacaaacacacacacaactACATTGAGAGTGAAGATCAAGAATGCTTATTTCTTCCcataatttcttcatcttcgTGTAATAACTAGTGACATCCAAAGTCCCTTGTACAAGATCATTGATCTCCTTTTGCAACTGATAGAGTTTACAACCATTAGTCTGGTCATATCTATCTTCCAGTTCATCCCAGAGTTCCTTGGCATTGTTAGCATACTGTAAACTGTCGCGCAGATCAGGTGAGAGGGAATTAAGGATCCATGAAGTCACCATATCATCACACCTCTCCCACTGCATGAAAGAAGGATCTGTAGAAGTTGGCTTAACAACTTTGCCAGTGATGAAACCAGTCTTACTTTTAACAGATAGAGCCCTGAGAACAGCTCGTCTCCAAGATCTGTACCCAGTTCCGTAAAAAACAGCTGGTAATAATGTTGAACCTGCATTCTCAGAATGCAAGTAGAGTGGACTACCGAAATCCAATTGAGCAGGAACAGCAGGTGCATCTCCCATGGATGAAGATTGGAGAGTAATTGGAAACAATCcgagaagagaaagaagaacaaATAGCAGGGGaacaaaaaatcacaaaatccCTAAATCATAGTCGTGAAATCGAACTGAGAATCGAAGGATACGCAATACTCACGAAACAATGTGGATGCGGAAAGTAGGAATCATCccctgtgctctgataccatgacaAAATCAACAACATAGGCAGGAAAACATCAGGCTTCCTCCATTGATGGAGGTTTGAAGCTCACAAGAGAATATTCAGAGAGAGAGAAAGTGGAAAGATATTATTGAGaatcaaaactgaaaataaacaATACAGggtattgtgtatatatatacacattgttCAACTAACCAACTTGATCTGACACAATAACAAACTTAACCAACTAATTTTGTGAACTCAACTAATTCTATGAACTCTAAAGCTAAATGTGATGAATTAAACTAATTACAAACTAATTGGAACTGATTGTAATCTCATCATATATCATGGCAATTATCATGAACCCACATCATTATTTTTACGTTTaccttttttattcttctttctatttttattttttcattattaaataTTCTAAAGTCTACCAAATGGTAAAACCTTTtgcattatacaaaatatattgttGGGTGTTAATAACTTCTCAAAGGAGTTTTTCCAAAGGTCCACCCGAGCAACACTCTGTTAATGGAGTTGGATATTTCAGGCACAGGCATCTCCGGTGAGCTGCCTGATTCAATTGGCACCTTCAGTTCCTTGAATATCTTGAACCTCGAAGGATGTCAATTCTCTGGTTCCATTCCTCATTCTATTGGCATATTGAGTTCCTTGAATATCTTGAACCTCGAACAATGTCAATTCTCTGGTTCCATTCCTGATTCCATTGGGAGTTGATTTTATCTTATAATCATTTCACTGGCCATATTCCTTCCACAATCTCTAAATTGAAGCATCTCACACGTTTGGATCTTTCCAGACGTTTTCTCTAACCTCCAACAGCTACTCCATTTAGATCTTTCTAATAACAGCTTCATCGGTCCATATCCCACTTCAATTTTAAGTTTGACACAACTTGATACCTTAGACTTGTCGAGTAATTCCCTATCTGGCCCACTGCCTAGCAACACAAGCATGCTTCAAACGCTAACTTAACCATCTTGGGTGTTTAGCCCACCTTTGCTATATTCAGTGTCGCTCCAACATAACCAATTAAGAGGACTAGCCGATGAAGTGATCAAAACAAACCCAACATTAAAAGAACTGCATTTAAGCAATAATCAACCCATTGGTTCTTTTCCTCAACCACTTGTGAATTTCACAAACCTTTTTACCCTTGGAATTTCATCCTGTGAACTGAAGGATTTTCCACACTTCTTGAGAAATATAAAGACACTTCGGTACTTGGATATTTCTAACAATACGATTTGTGGTCAAATCCCTAACTGGTTTAGCGGCATGAGGTGGGACTCATTGTGGTTCCTAAACCTTTCTCATAATTCATTAACAGGCCACCTACCACAATTTCATTACCATAGCCTAGAGTATCTTGATCTGAAATTTAACTCCCTTCAGGGTTCACTACCTTCATCCATTTGTAACATGAGGAAACTTACCTTTTTAGATTTATCACGCAACCACTTCAATAACTCGATTCCGAGTTGCTTGGGAAGCATGCCTAATCTAACGGTGTTGGACTTAAGAAAGAACAATTTCATAGGGAGTCTTCCTCCATTATGTGCACAGAGCACTTCATTGAGTACCATTGTCGTAAATGGTAATCGATTTGAAGGACCTGTCCCTGTGTCGTTGCTCAAATGTCATAATTTAGAAGTCCTTGATGTGGGGAACAACACTATAAATGACACGTTTCCAGGATGGCTAGGAACTCTTCAAGTGCTACAGGTCCTTATATTAAAATCGAACAAGTTCCATGGACCTATAAGTACGTGTTAGACTAAGTTTTGCTTTCCCAAATTGTGAATTTCAATCTTTCTTGTAAGAAATTTAGTGGCTCACTTTCTGCAAAAGGGATCAAGTAATGGAACCATCTCTAGCGTTGGAGTTATCTGGTAGGTCGTATGAGGATTCAGTGAGTTTGGTAATCAAAGGGCAGGATATTGAGCTACAAAGAATCAGCAAGATTATGACAAGCATAGATCTCTCAAGTAACCATTTTGAAGGTGTCATTCTGAAAACACTAAAGGATCTCAGTTCACTTTGGCTACTCAATTTATCCCATAACAATCTCATAGGTGCTATTCCAATGGAATTGGGGCAATTGAATACGCTTGAAGCTTTAGATCTCTCCTGGAATCGGCTCACTGGAAAAATTCCGCAGGAATTGACAAGAATGAACTTTCTGgccttattaaatatataattatgaatttggtAATTAGAATGAGTTATGAGAGTTTAGcgataaattcaaaatttatagaaaTCAAATTTTGGCTCCACTTCTGTAAGGTGAGGTAAAGATAGGACTTGGAGTTTATGAAATCCGGAAAAAACCGCACCTTAATAAGCTTTTGATagattatttgaaattttagatATTAATATATGATTTGAGCTGAAGTTACTAAACAC comes from Solanum stenotomum isolate F172 unplaced genomic scaffold, ASM1918654v1 scaffold19995, whole genome shotgun sequence and encodes:
- the LOC125850881 gene encoding receptor-like protein 54: MEPSLALELSGRSYEDSVSLVIKGQDIELQRISKIMTSIDLSSNHFEGVILKTLKDLSSLWLLNLSHNNLIGAIPMELGQLNTLEALDLSWNRLTGKIPQELTRMNFLALLNI